The following coding sequences lie in one Notolabrus celidotus isolate fNotCel1 chromosome 6, fNotCel1.pri, whole genome shotgun sequence genomic window:
- the LOC117813904 gene encoding uncharacterized protein LOC117813904: MNEDCFVFFPFLHHSEDEETFTVANSYFIMTSHNSWNELPFSPGPAHVVPQFWKGDFSHVFMGDGKEDFSRWCRRFEVTVQATPTYDEDSMAKLLPTRLGGAAFSYWDSQSDAVKSDYDDVKEKLKAVFGQTAYVTTFQSYINARTRLPGEALPVFAAEISRLVEEAFPTYGQNAKDGEKFRRFIAGIEPYLQLRCHEQGLTSLDAALKFAIQIETAHQASRVFSSQNTVQYVSQAPVLPNVPGAAPAHFSTSSPSLSVNSATSEDLRNMQKTLETLSERVEQLHLQVQRQHKDARHSSSDYWSHRRSPSPHSERGHSRYNSSDRNSYRRPSYDQHTAPDRSYGPSRYVEDRYDTRDSHRRSGSYERQARGRSPSYREHTQSGRSADRHEDRRGSHRSPSPGHVRFQSPSHTSSNKLNYK, translated from the coding sequence GTTGCAAACAGTTATTTCATCATGACCAGTCATAACTCGTGGAATGAACTGCCGTTTTCACCTGGCCCTGCACACGTGGTGCCACAATTTTGGAAAGGAgatttttctcatgtttttatGGGAGATGGGAAAGAAGACTTCTCAAGATGGTGCAGACGTTTTGAGGTAACTGTTCAGGCCACCCCAACTTATGATGAAGACAGCATGGCTAAGTTACTGCCCACACGCCTGGGTGGTGCTGCTTTTAGTTATTGGGACAGTCAATCTGATGCAGTGAAATCTGACTATGATGATGTTAAAGAAAAACTTAAAGCTGTATTTGGACAGACTGCTTATGTGACCACATTTCAGAGTTATATCAACGCACGTACACGTCTGCCAGGTGAAGCCCTCCCTGTGTTTGCTGCAGAAATCAGTCGGTTAGTGGAAGAAGCTTTTCCCACTTATGGACAGAATGCTAAGGATGGAGAAAAGTTCAGACGCTTCATTGCTGGTATTGAGCCTTATCTTCAGCTGCGCTGTCATGAACAAGGTTTGACATCACTGGATGCTGCACTGAAATTCGCCATCCAGATTGAGACTGCTCACCAAGCTAGTAGGGTGTTTTCATCTCAAAACACTGTGCAATATGTTTCCCAGGCACCCGTGTTGCCTAATGTACCTGGTGCTGCACCTGCTCACTTCTCGACATCATCCCCTTCTCTCAGTGTTAACTCTGCCACCTCAGAGGACCTCAGAAACATGCAGAAAACACTGGAGACACTTTCTGAGCGTGTTGAACAGCTACATCTGCAGGTACAACGCCAGCATAAAGACGCACGCCACAGCTCATCTGACTACTGGTCTCATCGGAGGAGTCCCTCTCCTCACAGTGAACGGGGACACAGCCGCTACAATTCCTCGGACAGAAACAGCTACAGACGACCTTCCTATGATCAGCACACAGCTCCTGACCGCTCCTACGGACCCTCAAGGTATGTAGAGGATCGTTATGACACACGGGACTCCCACAGACGTTCCGGGTCGTATGAACGACAGGCACGTGGCCGCAGTCCATCATAcagggaacacacacagagtggtCGCTCTGCTGACCGCCATGAGGACAGACGTGGATCTCATCGCTCTCCAAGTCCTGGACATGTACGGTTCCAGTCTCCTTCACACACCAGCTCCAATAAGTTAAACTACAAGTAG